In the Desulfobotulus mexicanus genome, CTCCGGAAGATTTTATTATCGCCACAGGAAAGCAGTACAGTGTCCGTGAATTTATTCAGTGGAGTGCCGCAGAGCTGGGTCTGGATCTTCGTTTTGAGGGAAGTGGTGTGGACGAGGTGGCTTTTGTGGAGAATATCCGGGATATAAAAAAAGCGCCTGCCGTGGGAAAAGGGGATATCATTGTGCGTGTGGATCCCCGTTATTTCAGGCCCACCGAGGTGGAAACCCTGTTGGGTGACCCCTCAAAGGCCAGAGAAAAACTGGGCTGGGTGCCTGAAATCAGCGTTCAGGAAATGTGTGCGGAAATGGTCAGGGAAGACCTTGAAACAGCCAGACGCTATGCTCTGCTAAAACAAAACGGTTACGAGATGCCGGTTTCCATGGAATAGCTTCTTTACGGCCATAAAGTTTTTGCTGCACTGTCTGTGTGGGAACCCCATTTTTTTGACGGGAGACAGTATGATAATGGAAAAAAGAAAGCCGGTATCGGATAGGAAGGTTTTTGTCGCAGGCCACAGGGGAATGGTGGGCAGTGCCATTGTGCGACGGCTGGAGATACTGGGGTATGAACATATTGTCACCCGGACCCGCAGCGAGCTGGATCTTCTGGATCAGAGGGCTGTTTTTGACTTTATGCAGTCAGAAAAACCCGATGAAATCTATCTGGCAGCGGCAAAGGTGGGGGGGATTCTTGCCAACAATACGTATCCTGCTGAGTTTATTTATGAGAATATTGTTGTTGAGGCCAACACCATCCATGCGGCCCACCTCAGCGGGGTGCAGAGACTGCTTTTTCTGGGGAGCAGCTGTATCTATCCGAGGGATGCGCAGCAACCCATGCAGGAGGAGGCACTGATTACCGGTGTGCTTGAGCCCACCAATGAACCCTACGCCATTGCAAAAATTGCTGGAATCAAGTTGTGTGAAAGTTACAACCGCCAGTACGGCAGGGATTACCGGAGTGTGATGCCCACCAATCTCTATGGACCGGGGGATAATTTTCATCCTGAAAACAGCCATGTTGTTCCGGCACTGCTACGGCGTTTCCACGAAGCCGTTCAGGAAAAAGCACCTGAGGTGCTGATCTGGGGCAGCGGCACTCCCATGCGGGAGTTCATGCATGTGGATGATATGGCTGCCGCTTCAGTGCATGTAATGGATCTGGAGGAAGACGTCCACAGGCAATATACCCGTCCCATGCTGTCCCATATTAACGTGGGTACAGGGCAGGACTGCACCATACGGGAATTGGCTGAAACCATTGCCAGGGTGACGGGGTACGGGGGACGGCTGGTTTTTGATGCCACAAAGCCCGATGGGACTCCACGGAAGCTCCTTGATGTATCCCGGCTGAAGTCTCTGGGATGGCAGGCGGGTATTGGGCTTGAAGAAGGTCTGAATTATACCTATGCTTGGTTTTTGAAGCATAAAGAAGATTTAAAGGTATGTTAGTTGATCTCTATTTTTCGTTGGCATGGGTTGGGTAACCGCTTTATTTTATGCTGTATTCTTTAATTTGTATTAATGATACCTGTACACTATAAAAGTAAGGTAGTTCTTTGTTTTTTAACCTCTATTAGCGGTACCATGTTTTTGAGCCATGGCCCTTGCCCATGACTTTTTAAAAAGGAGCAAGTTATTAATGATCATCAATAATATTGTATGTATGAAATGGGGTGATAAATATGATGCCACCTATGTAAATATTTTAGCCTCTATGGTAAAAAGAAATACTACAGTACCTTATAGGTT is a window encoding:
- the fcl gene encoding GDP-L-fucose synthase, with protein sequence MIMEKRKPVSDRKVFVAGHRGMVGSAIVRRLEILGYEHIVTRTRSELDLLDQRAVFDFMQSEKPDEIYLAAAKVGGILANNTYPAEFIYENIVVEANTIHAAHLSGVQRLLFLGSSCIYPRDAQQPMQEEALITGVLEPTNEPYAIAKIAGIKLCESYNRQYGRDYRSVMPTNLYGPGDNFHPENSHVVPALLRRFHEAVQEKAPEVLIWGSGTPMREFMHVDDMAAASVHVMDLEEDVHRQYTRPMLSHINVGTGQDCTIRELAETIARVTGYGGRLVFDATKPDGTPRKLLDVSRLKSLGWQAGIGLEEGLNYTYAWFLKHKEDLKVC
- a CDS encoding GDP-mannose 4,6-dehydratase; amino-acid sequence: MEDAKDYVRMQWMMLQQETPEDFIIATGKQYSVREFIQWSAAELGLDLRFEGSGVDEVAFVENIRDIKKAPAVGKGDIIVRVDPRYFRPTEVETLLGDPSKAREKLGWVPEISVQEMCAEMVREDLETARRYALLKQNGYEMPVSME